DNA sequence from the Nicotiana tomentosiformis chromosome 3, ASM39032v3, whole genome shotgun sequence genome:
gttgtgcaccacacttataatcaggaggctataaggcatttaggaatggttacatttctttcaattaatagatcgtgctatagagcgaagttataagaacatatgaaatctaaatcgtgctttgTGTTTCCTATCTAACAGACTACCTATGCTCAGGAGATGGCACAGCGAGAGATAGGTATGGATTCGGGAGAAGGTACCAGTCGTTCCCCACCGGGTCAGAGGGATAGATTTCCCTTAAAGGCTCATAGTGAGTCTCCAGTACCCCTAGTTTCAGCTTCCCCAGCACTTGTTGGAGACCAGGGAGATGAAGTACCCCCAGCCTCACCAGTTCCATTGGTACCTGAGGCAGCTAGAGACACAATACCTCCAGCACCTATTATTCCCCCATCAGAGACTGGGGAGCAGGGGATGAGGGAGGCTCTTCAGTTGCTGACTAGGATGGTTTCTATTCATGAGCGACAGCTAGAGTCAGGAGCAGATGCCCGGAGAGATCGGATAGGAAGCTCGACGGTACGAGAGTTTCTTCACTTGGGCCCTCCATTATTTACATGATCCAGTTCcacagaggatccccaggactttataGACCATATGTATAGAGTATTGAGGGTGATGCATGCCTCCGTCACCGAGGCTGTGGAGTTGGCTTCTTTTCGACTACGTGATGTAGCCGTCCTATGGTATGAGGCATGGGAGAGATCTAGAGGACCTGATGCTCCGCCAGCAGAGTGGGAGGACTTCTCTGAGGCTTTTTAGCCCATTATTTGCCACGGGAGGTTCGGGAGGCTGTATAGAAAAAATAACACTTCATTTGTGTGTAATGTCGACATAAACCATGTTATACATGTATGAGGCAAAATATGTTTCTAGAATACCTAAACCAAGATAATATTATGGGAAGGATTCTCGAGTCGATGTTAGTCGAAGCGACCCAAGAAGCAGCAAAGTCCTTGGCCGAAGTGTCGATATGAGCCGTAGTCGagatgtcaacaagggtcgaggtcgaggttgAATATCGATGATAAGAATTGTAACAGCTAGTTTGTCAGGATAGGATATTAAAAGGGAATATTATAgtgaatattctctgcacttgtactattagggtttcttaggaacatgtcccatatatatagaaaaaagagacaatgataggggcatgtaatattcatttgtaaaaataCACTTTGACAAATAGATTTTCTCTCTCTTACTAAGATACAAATACCACATTTTCACTGAGATTCTTGTCTATATTATTTCATACTTTTCCATCtgatccgagaataactcgaatattcaaggatttctgtcactcatcattgtcatgaGGAACAACCATCTAGTttatcctttattgggtgaaccaTTCATCCCatttacttaaatatcatttattgttattcattgcTATTAAATGCTACATTATTGCTCATGCTTTTTGGAACAACTATTGCCTATTGTTATCACTATTCGACCAAATTCATCTAATATTTATTGCACCATTGGAAGCTacatctagaaatattattgttaactaagtttaacccataattacataaatttaattatttgaactaaGAGTcatatttttggtcaaacaatttggcgtcgTCTGTGGGGATTCCTTAGTTAAaacttttagtttcttctagatctacaactaGCACGGGTCactaacgtaaaaaaaaaaaaaaaagagcaaaaaCAAGATCTCATTTCTTTGTGTACACAAATCCCAACATGGCAGGTAACTGAGAAGAAATGACGAGAATAATAAGTGACCTCCTAATTAACCTCATGAACGTCATCAACAAAAGCTGTGAAACGGAAGACGGAGACACGACGCCCAATGCTTCCACTAGGCGAGATGGGTCATCGCCCCCTCACTGCAGTATCACAAAATCTCGTGGTAAGGGAGCCTACACGTTTGTGGGTGAAGAGACGCCCCAACTGCAAAACATCTCCTCGAAGCGTGGCTAACTGAAATACTAACCAGCGTCCTCAACAAGCCCGCTCGGGATACGACAACAGAAAATGCAAGGACTTGCACAATACAACAAGCGGACGAGCAGTGCAACCAACCTTTTCCTCCAACGACAtgtattactcacaatgtcatTGATATTGCAGGTGACACCATCCTTGCAgccattctgaaaaggatggaagaaatggagaatgaaaactAGGCGCTCcgagatcaaatgaaagaacaccaagaaagggtcgataaaatatCGGGCGCCCCTAAGCTATTACCGAAGAGGGATGCCGGTCGGTTTGTCGAATAGCCATACAGTGATGACGCATCCCCACATGCTATACCAATAACCTTTAAAATGCTGCCCTACCTCAGGATATATGAAGGCAAAATCGACCATGAAGATCACGTGACTCGTTATGTCACAGCCGTAAAAGGCAACGACCTCGCCAAAGAACATGTATCTTCTATCCTGCTGAAGAAGTTCGGCGAAACCCTCACAGGAGGGGTATTAACCTGGTATTCGCAGCTACCAGCACGCTCCATAGAAACCTTTCAAGAAATGGCCaacaagttcgtaacggcccatgccAGAGCCAAGAAGGACGAGGCGAGAGTGAACAACATATTTGCTATTAAACAATCTCTGGGAGAGGGACTGGGGGACTTCCTCGCCCAGTTCAACCGAGTAACTGAGTAAGGATGAATTTTCCAAACATGTCCGAAGGGATGACGGTCGCAGCTTTTCAGAACAGGCTGAGTAGGGATGGTTCAAGAGCAACGAGGAACTGTTGAGTCGGTTGATGAAGTACCTCCCAACCACTTGGGACAAAATCCATAATGCTTAATGTGCCGAGGTCCGTGCAGATGAGGACAATCTCAACGGGCCAACTTACCGAATAACCTCGGTACAAGCAGAATCAAGAACAGATCGAAGAGACAATGCCAGAAGAGATCATCCAATTCCTCGACCTAACAGGGAACGACATCAACCATATATCATAATGGACGACGCCCCCTCCATCCACTACGAAGAAGGTCCATCCAGACCAAGGACAGGAACCCATCAGAATGACATAGGTATGCCCCCTTAttatctgctcacaatttttgtgtgtcacctacagagatagtCTACACCCTGGAGAAGCTCGGGCCAAAAGTGAAGTGGCCGCCCAAGATGAGATCGGACCCTAACACCAGAAAATTTGACGTCCTCTGTGAGTTCCACCAGGAACGAGGGCACAAGACTGAAGACTACATCGCCCTGAGGCAGGAAGTCGTGAATATGTTACAACAAGGACACCTTAAAAAGCTGCTAAGCGATAAGGGAATAACCAATTTCGCCAGAGGACGCGAACATCAAGGGCCGCCTAAGCCACCCTCACCAGCTCGTACCATCAACATGATCCTCGGCGACGAAGCCTATATCAACAGTGTGAAGTTCACCACTACCCACAAAATCAAGCGATCTATCACCCGTGAACGGTAcgacgaactcgaagaaagtatcatcttcgacaagTCGGACACCGACGATTTGGCTTTTCCTCATAATAACGCCCTCGTTATTACTCTGCAAATCTTAGATACTGATGTTAAATGCATTATGGTAGATGACGGGAGCGGCGCATGCATTATCCATCCTCAAGTACTTACCCAAAtaaaactcgaggataagatagtactGCGCTGCATCACGCTAACTGGTTTTAACAATGCTGTTGAACGGACGTCCGGGGAAATTACACTCCCCATTTTGGCCGGCTGCGTGACTCTGGAAACAACATTTCACATCATGGACCAAGAAACCGCGTAGAATGCCATAGCGGGGCGACCGTAGATACACCCCATGAAGGTCGTCCCCTCTAGCTTATACCAAGTCcttaaattcccaactccatggggaatattcagcatacgaggaGAGCAGCGTATGTCCCGGGAATGCTACCGCATTGCTTTAGACAGCACGACCACCCAACAAATGAAGGATAAAGAAAAAAGGCATAGCAATCAGCAGggtcgaggtcggggcatgacgaGATCGGAGAAGGCATCAAAGATCCCGACATAGTCGAAGCCGCAAGATCGACCAcagaagacctcgaccccgttcaattaGATCCCAACAATCATAGCAAGAAGGCCTATATCGGTTGCAAACTTTAGGAACCAGGTaaattcagtcaattcttaaaagcTAAAACAGATTTGTTTgctttcagccatgcagatatgtcgGCATCCCAAAGGAAATTGCCATGCACAAATTAAACGTCGACCCCTTCCACCCCCCGGTGAGGTAGGTCAGGCGTAAATTCAACTCCGTAATCAATGATGCAGTGCGCGAGAAAGTGGAAAAACTATTAGAAAATGGTTCCgtcagggagtcgaagtacccaAAGTGGGTCGCCAATGTAGTAATGGTTAAAGagaagaatgggaaatggaggatgtGCGTGGACTTCACAgacttgaataaagcatgcccaaaGGATTCGTTCCCGCTACCTCACATCGACCAACTCATTGACGCAATGGCCGGGCATAAGCTACTAAGATTCTTGGATGCTTGCTCAGGCTATAATCAGATCTTCATGGAAgaggaagatcaggaaaaaaacCATGTTCATCACCAACCAAGGaacgtactgctacagggtcatgcccttcGGACTAAAGAACGCGGGGGCGACTTATCAAAGGTTGGTGACAAGGATGTTCAAAGATCAGCTCGATAAAacaatggaagtatatatagacggcatgctggtcaagtccaaaaggggagaagatcacatcgaccatctgaaagaaactttcgacatacttaGACAGTACGAAATGAAACTGAACCCGAAGAAGTGTGCATTCGGCATAGCCTCAGGAAAGTTCTTAGGTTTCCTTGTATTACAGTGAGGGATTGAGGT
Encoded proteins:
- the LOC138908667 gene encoding uncharacterized protein; this translates as MDDAPSIHYEEGPSRPRTGTHQNDIEIVYTLEKLGPKVKWPPKMRSDPNTRKFDVLCEFHQERGHKTEDYIALRQEVVNMLQQGHLKKLLSDKGITNFARGREHQGPPKPPSPARTINMILGDEAYINSVKFTTTHKIKRSITRERYDELEESIIFDKSDTDDLAFPHNNALVITLQILDTDVKCIMVDDGSGACIIHPQVLTQIKLEDKIVLRCITLTGFNNAVERTSGEITLPILAGCVTLETTFHIMDQETA